AGCCGGACCCTGCCGACAGACGCGCCTTAACTCTTGGGACCATGAGCAGATCTCGGGCGCCTTCTTGTGGCGCACGGTCACGCTCCTCCGATGGCCCCGAGTCGCTTCTACGCATCGCCCCCAGACCGAAGAATAGCCAGTCCGTTGAAACGTCATATTTTTTCGATACGTCGACCACCCAAGCCGGTGGAATTTTCCCTTTCTTTTTAGCGTTGTAGATCGATTGGCTGCTTATGCCAAGGCGATCCGCGAGAACCGCCTCAGTCGGCGAGCCTGTGGAAGCGAGCAAGCGCTGAAGGATTTCTTCCCAAGTTGCATCTTCCATAAGCGAACCTGCAACCAAAGATGCAAGTGCCGGGGCATTGCAAACCATTGGTGTAACTTAAAGTGTGGCTAAGGCTGGCGCAAGAAACCTGCAACCAAACTTTTGGTTGACTTTTTTAAACCAACGGTGTTTAAAGTCCTTGCGGGCGGTTGATTCCTGACTACAACAATTCACCTCACGGTACAGCCGCTCCGCCTAACGGTCAACGTCTGCCATTTCACGAAAACAGGACGTCGACCAAAGGAATCACGGACGGCGATCATGCGGCAATTCTCCCTCTTCGACAGCACGACCAACCGCCTCTCCTTGATTGACCGGGAGATAAAGGCGGCCATGGCCGCTGCCTGTAAGCGGTTTTGCGACAGCCATCGAGTGTCACGCGAGGAGGTTGTCGCCCGCATGAACGCCCGCGCAGTCGAGGCCGGAGTGCGCCTCACCGGCGGCAACGCCAAGGAGCTTTCCGACCACATCTTCGCCAAGTGGCTTTCCCCCTCCGCTCCCGACCACATGCCCGGCATCCGGGCGCTGAATGTCTTCATGGATGTGGTGGGCGACCTGTCGCCCTTGTCCGTCCAGGCTGCGGTGCATGACGGCGCGGTCGTCAGCGCCGAGCAGCTGCTGCTGTTGGAGCGAGTCGAGGTGGAGAACCAGATCAAGGCGTTGCAGCGCCGCAAAAAGCAGCTTGAGGAGGCAATTCGATGAACGTCCATGCGGCTGCCGGGCCTGGTCGACACAGGAAGCCCTACCGCATCCGGGAGTATCTGGACGCCAAGGGAATGAACATGGCCGACATCGCCAGGGAGCTTGGCGTCTCCATCCAGGCCGTGTCGGCCACGGTTCGCGGCAGCAGGAACCACCGCAGGGTCCTGGTCGCCTTGCGTGACCTCGGATGCCCTCTCGACGCGCTGAGTCTGCCCGAAGACATGAAGAACGACGAACTGACCCGCAAGGCAGGCTGACCGCCATGGCCGCAAGCAGCACCAACAATAGCACCTACAGCACAAGGGAATTGAGCGATCTCATAAGTGTGTCTCGGCAGGCGATCGACCAGCGAGCAAAGCGCGAAGGCTGGGCCTCGCGCCCGCGCCAGGGCCGGGGCGGCGGCAATGAGTGGCTGGTGTCCTCAATGCCGGAGGAGACGCGCCTAGCCATTGCGAAGCATGAGGCAGAGCGGGCCGCGCAGTCCGAGATCGTGACCGAGGTCTGCGACCGGATGGGGCGCAGGGGCGAGGCTGCGGTGGTGCCCGTGGCGGGGCTGCCGGAGCGGGCGCAGCGGCGCGGCGAGGCCCGCGCGATGGTGCTGACGCTGTTCGACGGCTGGCGCAAGACCTCCGGGCTGCCCACGGGGCGCGCCCGGGTCGAGTTCTGCAAGCTCTACAACGGCGGCCAGGACCGCGAGGCCCTTGCCGTGCCCGACTGGGTGCGGGAGCACGTGGCCACCGTCTCCAAGAATACCCTCATCAACTGGGCCAAGGCCCTGCGCAACAAGGGCGTCGCGGCCCTGGCCGGGCGCTACGGCCAGCACCGCCGGGGCACGGGCGTTATCGACAGCAATCCGGAGCTGCGGGATTTGGTTGTGGGCATGCTCTACAAGTATCCCGGGATCAGTGCTCAAAGCATGAAGGAGGCCATTGAAGCCCGGTTTGCGCGCCCCTGCCAGCCGTCTTTGCGCACCCTCTCCCGCTGGCTGACCAAGTACCGGGAAGCCAACGACAGTCTGCTCACGCGCTGCGCGAACCCGGACGGCTGGCGCAACACGCACCTGTCGGCCACGGGCAACGCCTCCGAGGAAGTCGTCCGCCTGAACCAGCGCTGGGAGTACGACTCCACGGTGGCGGATGTGATGCTGGCGGACGGGCGGCGGCATCACATCATCGGCATCCTCGACGTGTGGTCGCGGCGGGTGCGCTTCCTGGTCTCGCGCACGTCGAAGACGGCGGCCATCAAAGCCCTGACCAGGCGCTGCATCCTGGAGTGGGGTGTGCCGGAGGAAGCCAAGACGGACAACGGCGCGGACTATGTCTCCTACGAGATGCAGCGTTGCTTCCTGTGGCTGGGTGTCACCCAGAACCTCTGTACGCCGTTCAACCCCCAGGAGAAACCCCACATCGAACGGGTGTTCAAGACCTTTTTACACGGCGTTTTCGAGCTGCTTGAAGGCTACGTCGGCCATAGCGTCGTGGACCGTAAGGCCATCGAAAGCCGTAAATCCTTCGCCGATCGGCTGCGCAAGAAGGAATTCAAGGACACGCCTGTGGATATGCGTCTAACCGCCGAGGAGCTGCAAGAGTTCTGCGACTGGTGGACGAGCACGATGTACGAGCACAAGACGCACGGCTCCCTGGGCGTTTCGCCCTTCCAGCAGGCGGCCTCATGGCGCGGCGTGGTGGAGCGGCTCGAAGGCGACAACGCGGAGCGCGCCCTGGACGTCCTGCTGTCCCCGGCGGTCGGCAAGGACGGCTGGCGCACGGTGAGCAAGAAGGGCCTCAAGGTCGACCGGTTCCTGTACGACCACCCGGCCCTGCGCTTGGAGGACGAGGTGCCCGGCGGTCGGGTGCGCGTCCTGCTGGACGAGGCCGACGCGGGGTACGTCTACTGCTTCAACGAGAGCAACGAATTCGTGTGCCGGGCCATGTGCCCCGAGCTGTTGGGCATCTCGCGGCAGGAACTTGCGGAAGCCTGCAAGGCGGCCCAGGCGGAGTACCTGGGCGAGGCGACGCGGGATCTCCAGCGCACGGCCAAGCGGGCAAGGGTGGACACCATCCTGCAAGACATCGTGGCCCACGCCTCCCGCAAGGCCGCGAACATCAGCGCCCTGCCGCAGCCTGCCGAGAGCTACAGCAACCACGCCCTGCGCGAGTCCGGCAAGGCGTTCGCCGCAACCCAGGCCCCCCAGCCCCAGCCGCTCACCGAGGAGCAGGCCGCGCGCCGGGAAGAGCTCAAGCGCCGCTTCCAGGGCAAGGTCTCCACGCTGCCCACCGAGACTCCCGCAGCGCGTGAACAGCGCCTGCGCAAGGAGCGTTTCGCCGAGGCCGAGGAGCTGGAGGCGCAGCTCGAGGCGGGCCAGCCCATTCCCGACGAGAAGGCCGCGTGGCTGGCGAATTACCGGGCGCTGCCGGAATACCGGGTGCAGAAGGCGCACCAGCAGCATGTGCAACAGTTCATGGCCCAGACCAAGAAGGAACATCCCGCAGCCCAGATCGGCTAGCGCGGGAACAACCCACAAGGAGAGCGATCCATGACGAGCGGTAACATGACGGGCACCATCGCACCCCTGAGCAACGTCGCGTTGTTCTCGGAGCTGATGGACAGGGTGGTCAACAGGCCCCGGCACCTGCCCGGGCTGGGCACGTTCCACGGCTTTTCCGGCTACGGGAAGTCGTTCAGCGCCGCTTACGCCGCGAACATCTACCGGGCGCTGCATGTGGAGGTCGGGGCCAGTTGGACGCTGAAGAAGTTCTGCCAGTCCGTGCTGCGCGAGCTGGGCTTCGTGGACAAACGCCGCGACCCCAGGACCGCCCAGGCTGTGGACGTCATGGGCCGCACCATCCCGGACATGGTCGAGCAGATCATTGAGGCGCTGGCCATTGAGGAACGCCCGCTGATCATCGACGAATTCGACCACGTCACGAACTGGGGCGAGAAGAGCGTCAACGTGATCCGCGAGATCCTGGACAAGAGCCAGGGCGCGGTGGTGCTCATCGGCGAGGAGGGGCTGCCCGGCAAGCTCATGGCCTGGGAGCGCGTCCACAACCGGGTGCTGGACTGGGTTCCCGCCCAGCCCGCCAGTTGCGACGACACGCTGATCCTGGCCCAGCTCTACTGCGGCGGGATTGAGATCGCCCCCGACCTGGCCGCCCGGATTACCGACCTGGCCGAGGGCCGGGTGAGGCGGATCTGCGTGAACCTGGAGCGCGTGCGCGAGTTCGCCGCCGGGGCCGGTTTGGGCGTCGTCGACCTCGCGGCCTGGGGCGACCGGCAGCTCTGGAGCGGCAAGCCTCCGGCGAGGAGGGGCTGATGTCCCGCCAACCCATAGACCGGCAGGCGGCCCAGGGCGCGCCGCGCGGCCAAGCCTACATGTGGGCCGTGATGATGGCGCTGGCCGAGTTCACCATCAGCGACGTCGCGGACCGGACCAACGCCGGGCGCGACACCGTGCGGGACTACGTGGTGCGCCTGGAGCGCGGCGGCTACCTGGCCCGGACGGGCCTGCGCGGCGAGGGCCGCTACGAGGCCGTGGTGTACCGGGTGGACCGCAAGTGCCGCGAGTATCCCCGCCTGCGCAAGGACGGCACCGAATGCCCGCCCACCAAGCGCGAATCCATGTGGCGATCCATGCGCATGCTGGGCGAGTTCGGCTACCGCGACCTGACGGTGACGGCCAGCACGGCGGCGACCCCTGTCGCGGACATCGACGCGAAGGACTATCTCAAGCACCTGTACCGCGCGGGCTACCTGAAGGTCACCGCTCCGGCGCACGGCAACAGGCCCGCCCGGTATCGGCTGATCCGCAACACCGGCCCCAAGCCGCCCAAGGTGCAGCGCATCCGGCAGGTGTTCGATCCCAACCTGAACGAGGTGGTGTGGTCCCAGGGGGGTGAGCGATGAGCGCCCGGGCGACCACCCTGGACACCACCCTGGCGGCCTGGGACGGCCTGGCCCCCGATTGGGTCCGCGCCCTGGCCGAGGAGTGCGACCGCGTGGGCAGCCAGCGCATCGCCGCCGAGCGCGTGGGCTACAGCCCCGCCGCCATCAACCAGGTGCTCAAGAACAAGTATCGGGGCAGCCTGGACAGCGTGGCCGTCCGGGTCCGCGCCGTGCTCATGGGCGAGACGGTGTCCTGCCCGATCCTGGGCGTCCTGGACAAGGAGAAGTGCCTGGAGCACCAGGCCAAGCCCTTTTCTGCGGCCAGCAGCCAGCGGGTGCGCCTGTGGCAAGCCTGCCGGGCCTGCGCGCACAACATCAACGGCCAGGAGGTCACATGATAGCCGAGAAGTTGGAAAACATCGCCCTGCGCGCGCGGATGCTGCTGGGCCAGGTCTCCCCGGTGGCGTGGCAGGTGCTGCGCAACGTGCCCGCCGCCCTGGACGCTGCCGCCGTGGAGGCCAGCGCCCTGGAGGCCGGAGAGACGCGAAAGAAGGGCCTGTCCCTGAGCGAGGCCCTGCGCGCGGACATCACCGCGCTGCGCGGCCTGGGCGGGGTGGCCGAGGCGCACAGCTACGAAGCCGTCCGCCCCATCATCCGGGAGCTGGAATATCTGCTGCCCCTGGTCGAGGCCCTGGAGAGCGGCCTGCCCCTGGGGTTTCGGGACGGCGACGGCGATGCGGACCAGCCCGCCGCGTGACGCCGTGCTGGCCATGCTCGGCAACCGCGAACGGGGCAGGCTCCGGCGGGACGCCCGCAGCATCGGTGTGAGTGTCCAGGACAGGCTGGAGGCGGAGCAAGGGGAATCCCGCAGGCTCCCTTTCCTGGGGAGTAAATGCCTAAGTGATAAACGCCTATATCAGGCAAGGAGGAATACACGGAATGGCTAACAGGACAAAACCGAAGGCAACCATAATCGGCACCCTGGAGCAGGCGGAAGGGGCCTTGGCCGAAATCGCCGAGATCGACAGGAGCGTGGCCGCACACGAGGCGCAGCTCAACGAGACCGTCGACCAGGCCAAGGCCGAGGCCAAGGCGCGGTGTGAGCCGCTGCTTACGCGCCGCAAGACGCTGGCGGACGCCCTGGCCACCTTCGCCACCCTGCACCGGGAGGCGCTGTTCGCGCGCCGCAAGAGCCTCGCCCTGAGCTTCGGGACCATCGGCTTCCGCCGGGTCACCAAGCTCCTGACTCTGCCCAAGGTCACCCTGGGCCGCGTGCTTGAGCGCTTGCACGAATGCGGCTTCCTGGACGCAATCCGCACCAAGGAAAGCGTCGACAAGACCGCGATGCAGGACTGGCCGGACGAGCGCCTGGCCACGGTCGGCATGCGCAGACTGAGCGAGGACGAGTTCTACATCGAAGTCGACCAGCAGCGCCTGGGCGACGAAGCGGCGTAAGGCCGTGTGGTGGTATGCCAAGCTCTTCCTAACCCTGGTGCTCGGCAACCTCATCACCGCAGGGATCCTCTGGATTCTGATGCACCACCTGTAACCCCTGGAGAGAGAACCATGAACAAGAAGGAATTCATCAACGCGGTCCACAAGCACATGAGCAACGAGGGCGGCTACAATCGAGCCACCGCTGAACTCGCCGTGGAAGGCATGATCGGAACGATCACCAACGGCCTGGCCCGGGGCGAGGACGTCGTCATCACCGGGTTCGGCGCCTTCAAGACCGAGGGCCGCGAGGCGCGCACCGGACGCAACCCCAAGACCGGGGAACCCGTGCAGATCCCGGCCAAGACGGTGGTCAAGTTCAAGCCCGGCGCGGGCCTCAAGGAGAAGCTCAATGGCTGATCCCGGCCTGTTAGTGAAGGGCCTGTGCTCTACGGCCATGGCCAGGATCGACCACGCAAGGAAGCACCTGGCGCTGGCCGAGGCTGACATCCTGACCGTCTCCGACGGCCAGGGCCTGGACGCCAGGCTGAGCGCCATCCGGTCCGCATGCGAGCATGTGGACATCGCCACATCGGACCTGGAGGGAGCCAAGCTGGTGCTGGAAAGCTAGAGCGAAACCGCCCCCTGCGGGGCGGTCGCCGAGGGGTGGCGCCCTCGGCCTGATGAGCAGCCACAAGGAGCAACACCATGGCGACGTATGAGTTGGACATCACCTTTACGCACAGGAAGACCGTCAGCCTGTCACTGCCCGACGACATCCCGCCGGAGGATGTGCAGGAGTGGGCAGAGGATAGTCTGTGGGAGCTGTTCCGCATCGATCCCGGAGACGCAGTTCTGTGGGACAACGTGGACGATCTGGTGGAGGGAGCGATTGTCGCAGCGGA
This region of Desulfocurvus vexinensis DSM 17965 genomic DNA includes:
- a CDS encoding helix-turn-helix domain-containing protein; its protein translation is MNVHAAAGPGRHRKPYRIREYLDAKGMNMADIARELGVSIQAVSATVRGSRNHRRVLVALRDLGCPLDALSLPEDMKNDELTRKAG
- a CDS encoding DNA-binding protein — translated: MAASSTNNSTYSTRELSDLISVSRQAIDQRAKREGWASRPRQGRGGGNEWLVSSMPEETRLAIAKHEAERAAQSEIVTEVCDRMGRRGEAAVVPVAGLPERAQRRGEARAMVLTLFDGWRKTSGLPTGRARVEFCKLYNGGQDREALAVPDWVREHVATVSKNTLINWAKALRNKGVAALAGRYGQHRRGTGVIDSNPELRDLVVGMLYKYPGISAQSMKEAIEARFARPCQPSLRTLSRWLTKYREANDSLLTRCANPDGWRNTHLSATGNASEEVVRLNQRWEYDSTVADVMLADGRRHHIIGILDVWSRRVRFLVSRTSKTAAIKALTRRCILEWGVPEEAKTDNGADYVSYEMQRCFLWLGVTQNLCTPFNPQEKPHIERVFKTFLHGVFELLEGYVGHSVVDRKAIESRKSFADRLRKKEFKDTPVDMRLTAEELQEFCDWWTSTMYEHKTHGSLGVSPFQQAASWRGVVERLEGDNAERALDVLLSPAVGKDGWRTVSKKGLKVDRFLYDHPALRLEDEVPGGRVRVLLDEADAGYVYCFNESNEFVCRAMCPELLGISRQELAEACKAAQAEYLGEATRDLQRTAKRARVDTILQDIVAHASRKAANISALPQPAESYSNHALRESGKAFAATQAPQPQPLTEEQAARREELKRRFQGKVSTLPTETPAAREQRLRKERFAEAEELEAQLEAGQPIPDEKAAWLANYRALPEYRVQKAHQQHVQQFMAQTKKEHPAAQIG
- a CDS encoding AAA family ATPase is translated as MTSGNMTGTIAPLSNVALFSELMDRVVNRPRHLPGLGTFHGFSGYGKSFSAAYAANIYRALHVEVGASWTLKKFCQSVLRELGFVDKRRDPRTAQAVDVMGRTIPDMVEQIIEALAIEERPLIIDEFDHVTNWGEKSVNVIREILDKSQGAVVLIGEEGLPGKLMAWERVHNRVLDWVPAQPASCDDTLILAQLYCGGIEIAPDLAARITDLAEGRVRRICVNLERVREFAAGAGLGVVDLAAWGDRQLWSGKPPARRG
- a CDS encoding host-nuclease inhibitor Gam family protein — translated: MANRTKPKATIIGTLEQAEGALAEIAEIDRSVAAHEAQLNETVDQAKAEAKARCEPLLTRRKTLADALATFATLHREALFARRKSLALSFGTIGFRRVTKLLTLPKVTLGRVLERLHECGFLDAIRTKESVDKTAMQDWPDERLATVGMRRLSEDEFYIEVDQQRLGDEAA
- a CDS encoding HU family DNA-binding protein, which encodes MNKKEFINAVHKHMSNEGGYNRATAELAVEGMIGTITNGLARGEDVVITGFGAFKTEGREARTGRNPKTGEPVQIPAKTVVKFKPGAGLKEKLNG